A window of the Artemia franciscana chromosome 3, ASM3288406v1, whole genome shotgun sequence genome harbors these coding sequences:
- the LOC136025192 gene encoding uncharacterized protein LOC136025192, whose amino-acid sequence MVSVSSRRKFIFICTIGLLFVAGLKLQFFEAKFDIFIPGVQPQKTWEYVSDISHLKTLNPSVLDVQITSENGNYAHWEYSAVITEEMSHLPLLTNTNYVDFVVRPEIGKHLLASKYKTCFFYDRLCLRSRSRMYFTDEKKGTKVEEFIDYECPSFFQWFCDWELSTQRQKYLENLKKQMANL is encoded by the exons atggTTAGTGTATCTAGCCGTAGAAAGTTCATCTTTATATGCACAATTGGCCTCCTCTTTGTGGCAGGATTGAAGTTACAGTTCTTTGAagcaaaatttgatattttcatcCCTGGAGTACAGCCTCAAAAAACTTGGGAATATGTTTCAGATATAAGTCATTTAAAAACCCTTAACCCGTCTGT GTTGGATGTTCAAATTACTTCAGAAAATGGAAATTATGCGCACTGGGAATATAGCGCCGTCATTACTGAAGAAATGTCTCACCTGCCGTTGTTGACTAACACAAATTACGTCGACTTTGTTGTAAGACCCGAGATTGGAAAACACCTACTTGCCTCCAAATACAAAACTTGCTTTTTCTATGATAGGCTTTGCT TGAGAAGTCGATCAAGGATGTACTTTACCGATGAAAAGAAAGGAACAAAAGTTGAAGAATTTATTGACTATGAGTGTCCCTCATTTTTCCAGTGGTTCTGTGACTGGGAACTATCAACACAACGTCAGAAATATCTCGAGAACCTAAAGAAACAAATGGCAAATTTGTGA